The following are encoded together in the Pyramidobacter piscolens W5455 genome:
- a CDS encoding ferredoxin produces MFVTLDTEKCIGCGVCVQIAPDVFSLDEARGVAKVIRQEGNAAVEQAVKSCPVSCIAVE; encoded by the coding sequence ATGTTTGTGACCCTAGATACGGAGAAATGTATTGGCTGCGGCGTCTGCGTACAAATCGCGCCGGACGTTTTCTCTCTTGACGAAGCGCGCGGCGTGGCGAAAGTCATTCGCCAGGAAGGCAATGCAGCGGTGGAGCAGGCTGTGAAAAGCTGTCCGGTCTCGTGTATTGCGGTTGAATAA
- a CDS encoding YgiQ family radical SAM protein, translated as MNDFLPVCRRDMERRGWDQLDFLFVTGDAYVDHPTFANGLIARWMEFLGYRIGVIAQPDWRGRSDFEAMGEPRLAVFVSAGNLDSMLNKLTASRNKRGHDAYSPNGEAGHRPDRATIVYCNRVREIWGRKPLIVGGIEASMRRFSHYDYWSDKVRRPMLADCKADLLIYGMGELQLKEIAARLEAGVPAREIDSVPGTCVMKKSKPGDCVEIPPYEAVAADKTAYAEAFRLQSLEQDPIRGTAVAQKVGDRYMVQNRPMRPLTTEEFDLVNELPFTREAHPMYDARGGVPAIEEVRFSINSTRGCFGSCAFCAIHAHQGRIVQARSEESILREAREMTRHPKFKGYIHDVGGPTGNFRSPACEDQLRRGCCRHRQCLSPKPCPHLNATHREFIRLLEKLRAVPGVKKVFIRSGLRYDYILADPEGGRFIDALCRYHVSGQLRVAPEHASLRVLRLMGKPPVEEYVRFKKLFEEATRRAGKEQYVLPYLISSHPGCTLKDAVELAEFLRDQRFTPEQVQDFIPTPGSLSTCMFYTGLDPATGEKLYVPRGGHEKALQRALLQYRKPENYDLVAEALHKAGRDDLIGWDERCLIRPPKRGRQGISVKRKGRNASFASGGEKRKYGQHTRRNPD; from the coding sequence ATGAACGATTTTTTGCCGGTCTGCCGGCGCGACATGGAGCGCCGCGGCTGGGACCAACTGGATTTTCTGTTTGTCACCGGCGATGCTTACGTGGATCACCCGACGTTTGCCAACGGTCTGATCGCCCGCTGGATGGAATTCCTCGGCTATCGCATCGGCGTGATCGCCCAGCCCGACTGGCGCGGCCGCAGCGATTTCGAAGCGATGGGGGAACCGCGGCTGGCCGTCTTCGTGTCGGCGGGCAACTTGGATTCCATGCTGAACAAGCTGACCGCCTCGCGCAACAAGCGAGGTCACGACGCCTATTCGCCCAACGGCGAAGCCGGACATCGCCCCGATCGGGCCACGATCGTCTACTGCAACCGCGTCCGCGAGATCTGGGGGAGAAAGCCGCTGATCGTCGGCGGCATCGAAGCCAGTATGCGCCGTTTCAGCCATTACGATTACTGGTCGGACAAGGTGCGCCGCCCGATGCTTGCCGACTGCAAAGCGGATCTTTTGATTTACGGCATGGGCGAACTTCAGCTGAAGGAAATCGCCGCCCGGCTCGAGGCGGGCGTGCCGGCGCGCGAGATCGACTCGGTGCCGGGCACCTGCGTGATGAAAAAGTCAAAGCCGGGGGACTGCGTGGAAATTCCCCCCTACGAGGCGGTCGCGGCCGACAAAACGGCTTATGCCGAAGCGTTCCGCCTGCAAAGCCTGGAACAGGACCCCATCCGCGGCACGGCGGTGGCGCAAAAAGTCGGCGACCGCTACATGGTGCAGAACAGGCCCATGCGCCCGCTGACGACGGAAGAATTCGACCTGGTCAACGAGCTGCCGTTTACCCGCGAAGCCCATCCCATGTACGACGCCCGCGGCGGAGTCCCCGCCATTGAAGAGGTGCGCTTCAGCATCAACAGTACGCGCGGATGCTTCGGCAGCTGCGCTTTCTGCGCGATCCACGCCCACCAGGGGCGCATCGTTCAGGCGCGAAGCGAGGAGTCGATCCTGCGGGAAGCCCGCGAGATGACGCGCCACCCGAAATTCAAAGGCTACATTCACGACGTCGGCGGCCCGACGGGGAATTTCCGTTCTCCCGCCTGCGAAGATCAGCTGCGCCGCGGCTGCTGCCGCCACCGGCAGTGCCTTTCGCCGAAGCCGTGCCCTCATCTGAACGCGACTCATCGTGAGTTCATCCGGCTGCTTGAAAAACTGAGAGCCGTTCCCGGCGTGAAAAAAGTTTTTATCCGATCGGGACTGCGTTACGATTATATCCTCGCCGATCCCGAGGGCGGACGGTTTATCGACGCGCTGTGCCGCTATCACGTTTCCGGGCAGCTGCGCGTGGCGCCGGAGCATGCCAGCCTGCGCGTGCTCCGTTTGATGGGCAAGCCGCCCGTCGAGGAGTACGTGCGCTTTAAAAAGCTCTTCGAAGAGGCGACGCGGCGCGCGGGGAAAGAGCAGTACGTCTTGCCGTATCTGATTTCCAGCCATCCGGGATGTACGCTGAAAGACGCGGTCGAGCTGGCGGAATTTCTGCGCGATCAGCGTTTCACGCCGGAGCAGGTGCAGGACTTTATCCCGACGCCGGGCAGCCTCTCGACCTGCATGTTCTATACCGGGCTCGACCCGGCGACGGGCGAAAAGCTGTACGTCCCCCGCGGCGGTCATGAAAAAGCCCTGCAGCGCGCGCTGCTTCAGTATCGGAAGCCCGAAAATTACGACCTTGTGGCGGAAGCGTTGCACAAAGCCGGCCGCGACGACTTGATCGGCTGGGACGAGCGCTGCCTGATCCGCCCGCCGAAGAGGGGCCGGCAGGGGATTTCTGTGAAACGAAAAGGACGGAACGCGTCTTTCGCTTCGGGAGGAGAAAAAAGGAAATATGGCCAACACACTCGCCGAAACCCTGACTGA
- the selB gene encoding selenocysteine-specific translation elongation factor has protein sequence MSRREISLVVGTAGHIDHGKTQLVKALTGIDCDRLGEEKKRGITIELGFAPLVLPSERVISLIDVPGHDRFIRQMVSGASGVDAVMLVVAADEGVMPQTREHLDILCLLGVQHGIVAITKKDLVDEEMLALVEEDVRTLTAGTFLEGCPVVSVSSVTGAGIDELRRALERLVDQVKPRERSGAYFMPIDRAFPVAGFGTVVTGTAYKGSIAPGEEIEVYPSGRRSRVRSVQVHGKTVESAYAGQRVAMCLNDLDLNEIRHGDVVCADSVYKATSCLDVMLKLLGFVPEPLEHWQRVRLHIGTSDVLTRVSLLDEKNLRPGQTAPVQLVLEEPVVASLGQRFVIRFYSPLRTIGGGEVLVPYASRPSGRKRRESERDRLVALSGTLTREERVGAIVNFEGSLSMSELMVQAQERRQDLAAVLEKLESGGKLVRLHVGDGMIFSAESYRNAVEKLRAAAKAFHAAYPHQRGIAPESLINQVFSESERKIGRLILEKAVEQSRFRVDGDVLALPKFAAVDDSAYSEARKKLLDHCSRCGFQLPEIEALPKNLNMTAGDFRKLLDQLKKNNEVVVLEGTFVLAVEILNPLLARLSRIEGGFTLAQVRDLTGSSRKFVLPVLEYMDGRGITRRVGEKRILLKKD, from the coding sequence ATGAGCCGGCGCGAAATTTCGCTCGTGGTCGGAACCGCGGGGCACATCGACCATGGCAAAACGCAGTTGGTCAAAGCTCTGACGGGAATCGACTGCGATCGTTTGGGCGAAGAGAAAAAACGCGGCATCACGATCGAACTGGGATTCGCGCCGCTGGTCCTGCCCAGCGAGCGCGTGATCAGCCTGATCGACGTTCCCGGTCATGACCGTTTCATCCGGCAGATGGTGTCGGGAGCTTCCGGCGTCGACGCGGTCATGCTGGTCGTCGCTGCGGACGAAGGCGTGATGCCGCAGACGCGGGAACATCTGGACATCCTGTGCCTGCTTGGCGTTCAGCACGGCATCGTCGCCATCACGAAAAAGGATCTGGTCGACGAAGAGATGCTCGCACTCGTCGAAGAGGACGTCCGCACTCTGACGGCCGGCACGTTCCTCGAGGGCTGCCCGGTCGTGAGCGTCTCTTCGGTGACCGGCGCCGGCATCGACGAATTACGGCGCGCGCTGGAGCGTCTGGTGGATCAGGTAAAGCCGCGGGAGCGCAGCGGCGCTTACTTCATGCCGATCGACCGAGCGTTTCCCGTGGCGGGATTCGGCACGGTCGTCACCGGTACGGCCTACAAAGGGAGCATTGCTCCCGGCGAGGAGATCGAAGTCTATCCTTCCGGGCGGAGATCGCGCGTGCGCTCGGTGCAGGTCCACGGGAAAACCGTCGAGTCCGCCTATGCCGGACAGCGCGTCGCCATGTGCCTGAACGATCTCGATCTGAATGAGATCCGGCACGGCGACGTCGTCTGCGCGGACAGCGTCTACAAAGCGACATCGTGTCTTGACGTGATGCTCAAACTGCTCGGCTTCGTTCCCGAACCTCTGGAACATTGGCAGCGCGTCCGGCTTCACATCGGCACGTCCGACGTCCTGACCAGAGTTTCCCTGCTCGACGAAAAAAATCTCCGTCCCGGTCAGACCGCCCCCGTTCAGCTGGTTCTGGAAGAGCCGGTGGTCGCTTCGCTGGGGCAGCGCTTTGTGATCCGCTTTTACAGCCCGCTGCGGACGATCGGCGGCGGAGAAGTGCTCGTCCCCTATGCGAGCCGCCCCTCGGGCAGGAAACGCCGCGAATCGGAACGCGACCGTCTGGTCGCGCTCAGCGGGACGTTGACCCGCGAGGAACGGGTCGGCGCGATCGTGAACTTCGAGGGGAGCCTTTCCATGAGCGAACTCATGGTGCAGGCGCAAGAGCGCCGTCAGGACCTTGCCGCGGTCCTCGAGAAGCTGGAAAGCGGCGGCAAATTGGTGCGTCTCCACGTCGGCGACGGCATGATCTTTTCGGCGGAAAGCTATCGGAACGCCGTGGAAAAACTTCGTGCCGCAGCGAAGGCGTTCCATGCCGCTTATCCGCACCAGCGCGGGATCGCGCCGGAATCGCTGATCAATCAGGTCTTCTCTGAGTCGGAACGGAAAATCGGCCGCCTGATCCTGGAAAAGGCCGTCGAGCAGAGCCGGTTCAGAGTTGACGGAGACGTGCTGGCGCTGCCGAAGTTTGCAGCCGTCGACGACTCTGCGTACAGCGAGGCGCGGAAAAAACTGCTGGATCATTGTTCCAGGTGCGGTTTTCAGCTGCCGGAAATCGAGGCTTTGCCGAAAAACCTGAACATGACGGCCGGAGATTTTAGAAAACTGCTGGATCAGCTGAAAAAGAACAATGAAGTCGTCGTTCTTGAAGGGACGTTTGTCCTCGCGGTCGAGATTCTCAATCCGCTTCTGGCCCGGCTGAGCCGGATCGAGGGAGGGTTCACGCTGGCGCAAGTGCGGGATTTGACGGGCAGCAGCCGCAAGTTCGTCCTGCCTGTCCTTGAGTACATGGACGGAAGAGGGATCACGCGGCGCGTCGGCGAAAAGAGAATTCTCTTGAAAAAAGACTAA
- the yedF gene encoding sulfurtransferase-like selenium metabolism protein YedF, translated as MIQIDARGKACPEPVIMTKNAVADNPDAVAVRVDNVPATQNVSRFFESKGYRAVVSGEGKDFTVTGTRDGSLPAPEFCGCDLMPSARLKNAVFIAHSRIGGDDPQLGEVLMKAFLGTLVQYDENERPAVIALMNEGVKLAERDTSSAETLRDYVARGGTVLVCGTCLKHFGLMEKVGVGIVSNMFEIVSTLLACNTLSL; from the coding sequence ATGATTCAAATCGATGCCAGAGGCAAAGCCTGCCCCGAACCCGTGATCATGACCAAAAACGCCGTCGCCGACAATCCCGACGCCGTCGCCGTGCGCGTGGACAACGTCCCCGCCACGCAGAACGTCTCGCGCTTTTTCGAAAGCAAGGGCTACAGAGCCGTGGTCAGCGGCGAAGGCAAAGATTTCACCGTCACCGGCACCCGCGACGGTTCGCTGCCGGCTCCCGAATTCTGCGGCTGCGACCTGATGCCGTCGGCCAGACTGAAGAACGCCGTTTTCATCGCTCACAGCAGAATCGGCGGCGACGATCCGCAACTCGGCGAAGTGCTGATGAAAGCGTTTCTCGGCACGCTGGTACAGTACGACGAAAACGAGCGCCCGGCCGTGATCGCCCTGATGAACGAGGGCGTCAAGCTTGCGGAACGGGACACGTCCAGCGCCGAAACGCTTCGCGATTATGTGGCGCGGGGCGGCACGGTGCTTGTCTGCGGGACCTGCCTGAAGCACTTCGGCCTGATGGAAAAAGTCGGGGTCGGGATCGTCTCCAACATGTTCGAGATCGTTTCCACCTTGCTTGCCTGCAATACTCTTTCTCTGTGA
- the murB gene encoding UDP-N-acetylmuramate dehydrogenase: MANTLAETLTDSGLIWKAGVPLRNLCHWKIGGPADYVIEPRSAEETASARRLAIEANVPFLVIGHGSNMLFDDAGYRGAIIKLGSRMSRCRFSGTRVKAEAGIWAPALARACAGRGLTGLEHIVGIPGNLGGLLYMNGGSLRKNIGDAVVCVDILDEQGNSAAVSSAECRFSYRHSVFQEKKSVILGVELELRQSTPDEVRRNMLAVLKERREKFPLDLPNCGSVFSNEPRLYETYGPPGMVIEQTGLKGVRVGDAEISARHANFIVNCGRASSADVFALIRHVRRKVLERTGFLLHCEVCYAAPDGRCGRLDAFL; encoded by the coding sequence ATGGCCAACACACTCGCCGAAACCCTGACTGATTCGGGATTGATCTGGAAAGCCGGCGTGCCGCTGCGAAATCTATGTCACTGGAAGATCGGCGGCCCCGCGGATTATGTGATCGAACCGCGTAGCGCGGAGGAGACCGCGTCGGCGCGCCGCCTTGCCATAGAGGCAAACGTTCCGTTTCTTGTCATCGGCCACGGTTCCAACATGCTTTTCGACGACGCCGGTTACCGTGGCGCGATCATAAAACTGGGCAGCAGGATGAGCCGCTGTCGTTTTTCCGGCACGAGGGTCAAAGCGGAAGCCGGGATCTGGGCTCCGGCGCTGGCGCGGGCGTGCGCCGGGCGCGGCCTGACGGGGCTCGAACATATCGTGGGCATCCCCGGCAACTTGGGCGGATTGCTTTATATGAACGGCGGCAGTCTCAGAAAGAATATCGGCGACGCCGTTGTCTGCGTGGACATTTTGGACGAACAGGGGAACAGTGCCGCCGTCTCTTCCGCGGAGTGTCGTTTTTCTTACCGTCATTCGGTTTTTCAGGAGAAGAAGAGCGTTATTCTCGGCGTGGAACTGGAACTTCGGCAGAGCACTCCCGATGAAGTGCGCCGAAATATGTTGGCCGTCCTGAAAGAACGCCGGGAAAAGTTTCCTCTGGACCTGCCCAACTGCGGTTCGGTGTTTAGCAACGAGCCCCGGCTTTACGAAACGTACGGGCCGCCGGGCATGGTGATCGAGCAGACGGGACTGAAAGGCGTTCGCGTCGGCGATGCGGAGATCAGCGCGCGCCATGCCAACTTTATCGTCAATTGCGGACGGGCTTCCTCGGCGGATGTTTTCGCGCTGATCAGGCACGTCCGACGGAAAGTTCTGGAGCGGACGGGATTTCTGCTGCACTGCGAGGTCTGTTATGCGGCCCCGGACGGCCGATGCGGGCGTCTTGACGCATTCCTGTAA
- a CDS encoding phosphoribosyltransferase family protein, whose amino-acid sequence MKGQRTERLIRITSKFLSSPSCQISLTGLADEFGVSKTVISDDVSMVNDALTQEGYGHLVVDRGRTGGAFLVPALSPERREEFLKNVAKILSAPSRLLPGGLIYYADILFNPVYTDILGLAFASDFKGLHPTLIMTSEVKGIPLGLATARALGVPLAVCRFRNRASDGPAVCVHYPTQSGEVRSMYMGTKILSPDDKVLLIDDFMHGGSTAAGMAQVVREFRAELVGMGVFIVVDEPEEKAVSEYKALLKLSLHGEERVSLF is encoded by the coding sequence ATGAAAGGTCAGCGTACGGAACGGCTTATTCGTATAACTTCCAAATTTCTTTCTTCCCCGTCATGTCAGATTTCACTGACCGGTCTGGCCGATGAGTTCGGGGTTTCGAAGACCGTGATCAGCGATGATGTGTCCATGGTGAACGATGCCCTGACGCAAGAGGGATACGGCCATCTGGTCGTAGACCGTGGCCGCACCGGAGGAGCTTTTCTCGTCCCCGCATTGTCCCCGGAACGGCGCGAAGAGTTTTTGAAGAACGTCGCGAAAATCCTTTCCGCCCCCAGCCGTTTGCTGCCGGGAGGGTTGATTTATTATGCGGATATCCTCTTCAATCCCGTCTATACGGATATCTTGGGATTGGCTTTCGCTTCGGATTTTAAAGGGCTTCATCCCACTTTGATCATGACCTCGGAGGTAAAAGGAATCCCCCTTGGGCTGGCGACGGCCCGGGCTTTGGGCGTGCCTCTGGCGGTGTGCCGTTTTCGAAACCGCGCCAGCGATGGGCCGGCCGTCTGCGTGCATTATCCGACGCAGAGCGGCGAAGTCCGCTCGATGTACATGGGAACGAAAATCCTTTCGCCCGACGACAAGGTGCTTCTGATCGACGATTTCATGCACGGCGGCAGCACTGCGGCCGGAATGGCTCAGGTCGTGCGTGAATTCCGCGCGGAATTGGTCGGGATGGGCGTGTTTATCGTCGTGGACGAGCCGGAGGAAAAAGCCGTCAGCGAATATAAAGCTTTATTGAAGCTCTCTTTGCATGGCGAGGAGCGCGTTTCGCTCTTTTGA
- the selA gene encoding L-seryl-tRNA(Sec) selenium transferase, with product MLIKKQSKVESVQEVMRSLPSMEKILTDGRLGEFDGIIDRDSLKRMCRDALERWRDMILDREVLSFDGDVFFAELRQELKRRLRPSLRPVLNCTGVVVHTNLGRSCLSAEAAEAARAAACGYSTLEYNLESGARGHRNFHVEWLLCQLTGAEAALVVNNNAGAVLLVLAALAGKKEAVVSRGELVEIGGSFRIPDIMSFAGARLVEIGCTNRTHLKDYENAITDETAMLLKVHPSNFRITGYVSLPLREDLAELAHAKGLLMMEDLGSGILVDAQTLGLEGEPTVNECLEAGVDVVTFSGDKLLGGPQIGAIVGRKEIIDRIRKYPLLRALRCDKMTLAAMEATLRIYLRGDWEKIPSLGMIAASEDELKARAAALKKRIDAELADFCLHTKVVPVQDAVGGGAYPERPLPGWAVSLLPANENLNAGILQERLRRCTLPVVAGARSNELLLHMRTLPAENESVLMDSLREALVTER from the coding sequence ATGTTGATTAAGAAGCAGAGTAAGGTCGAGTCCGTTCAGGAGGTAATGCGGTCGCTTCCTTCCATGGAAAAAATTCTCACCGACGGCCGCTTGGGCGAATTCGACGGCATTATCGACCGCGACAGTCTCAAACGCATGTGTCGCGACGCTCTGGAACGCTGGCGCGACATGATTCTCGACAGAGAAGTGCTGAGTTTTGACGGCGACGTTTTTTTTGCGGAACTGCGTCAGGAATTGAAACGTCGGCTGCGTCCCAGTCTGCGTCCCGTGCTGAATTGCACCGGCGTCGTGGTGCACACGAATCTCGGGCGCTCCTGTCTTTCCGCCGAGGCGGCCGAAGCGGCGCGCGCGGCCGCCTGCGGGTACAGCACGCTCGAGTACAATCTCGAAAGCGGCGCGCGCGGGCACAGGAACTTCCACGTGGAATGGCTTCTTTGCCAGCTGACGGGAGCCGAAGCGGCGCTCGTCGTGAACAACAACGCGGGCGCGGTGCTGCTGGTGCTCGCCGCGCTGGCCGGCAAAAAGGAAGCGGTCGTGTCCCGCGGGGAGCTGGTGGAGATCGGCGGTTCGTTCCGCATTCCCGACATCATGAGCTTCGCCGGGGCCCGCCTGGTGGAGATCGGCTGCACGAACCGCACCCACTTGAAAGATTACGAAAACGCGATTACCGACGAAACGGCGATGCTGCTCAAAGTCCATCCGTCGAATTTCCGCATTACGGGGTACGTGTCCCTGCCGCTCCGGGAGGATCTGGCCGAACTGGCCCATGCCAAGGGGCTGCTGATGATGGAGGATTTGGGAAGCGGCATTCTCGTGGACGCGCAAACGCTGGGGCTTGAGGGCGAGCCGACCGTGAACGAGTGTCTCGAAGCCGGCGTTGACGTCGTCACTTTCTCGGGGGACAAACTTCTCGGCGGTCCGCAGATCGGCGCCATCGTCGGCAGGAAAGAGATCATCGATCGGATCCGCAAGTACCCGCTGCTGCGCGCTTTGCGCTGCGATAAAATGACGCTGGCCGCCATGGAGGCAACGCTCCGCATTTATCTTCGCGGCGACTGGGAAAAAATCCCTTCACTCGGCATGATCGCCGCGTCTGAAGACGAATTGAAAGCGCGGGCGGCCGCCTTGAAAAAAAGAATTGATGCCGAGCTGGCCGATTTCTGCCTGCACACGAAAGTCGTGCCGGTCCAAGACGCCGTCGGCGGCGGCGCTTATCCGGAACGTCCGCTGCCGGGCTGGGCGGTTTCGCTGCTTCCGGCCAACGAGAATTTAAACGCCGGCATTCTGCAGGAACGCCTGCGCCGCTGTACTCTGCCCGTCGTCGCCGGAGCGCGCAGCAATGAGCTTTTGCTCCATATGCGCACGCTCCCGGCCGAGAACGAGAGCGTCTTGATGGATTCGCTGAGAGAAGCTCTGGTGACGGAACGATGA